A window of the Brassica napus cultivar Da-Ae chromosome A2, Da-Ae, whole genome shotgun sequence genome harbors these coding sequences:
- the LOC106382877 gene encoding homeobox-leucine zipper protein ATHB-5-like codes for MKRSRGSSDSLSGFLPIYHSTADKQLSPRPTATGFLYPGSAGDYSQMFDGLEEDGSLEDIGVGHASSTAAAEKKRRLSVVQVKALEKNFEIDNKLEPERKVKLAQELGLQPRQVAIWFQNRRARWKTKQLERDYGVLKSNFDSLKRSRDSLQRDNDSLLAEIKELRAKLDVEGTCGNNGNAVTEETGVVKPVETVAFQTVIANNEVLELSQCPPLPGEAPASELAYEMFSIFPRTESFREDPADSSDSSAVLNEEYSPTAAAATAVEMSTMGCFGQFVKMEEHEDLFSGEEACKLFADNEQWFCSGQWSS; via the exons ATGAAGAGATCACGAGGAAGCTCGGATTCTTTATCCGGTTTCTTACCAATTTATCACTCTACAGCAG ACAAACAACTAAGTCCACGACCAACAGCCACCGGCTTTCTCTACCCCGGCAGCGCCGGAGACTACTCCCAGATGTTCGACGGTCTAGAAGAAGACGGAAGTCTAGAGGACATCGGCGTTGGACACGCGTCGTCTACGGCAGCAGCGGAGAAAAAACGGCGGTTGAGTGTAGTGCAAGTGAAAGCGTTAGAAAAGAATTTCGAGATTGATAACAAGTTAGAGCCCGAGAGGAAAGTGAAGCTGGCTCAAGAGCTTGGGCTGCAACCTCGACAAGTGGCGATCTGGTTTCAGAACCGCCGTGCTAGGTGGAAGACAAAGCAGCTCGAACGTGATTACGGCGTTCTTAAGTCAAACTTTGATTCACTCAAACGCAGCCGCGACTCGCTTCAACGTGATAACGATTCTCTTCTTGCAGAG ATTAAAGAGCTGAGAGCAAAACTTGACGTGGAAGGGACATGCGGAAACAATGGTAACGCGGTGACAGAAGAAACCGGCGTTGTAAAACCGGTGGAAACGGTGGCGTTTCAGACGGTGATTGCTAATAACGAAGTCTTAGAGCTAAGCCAGTGTCCTCCACTGCCTGGGGAAGCTCCGGCATCGGAGCTCGCATACGAGATGTTTAGCATTTTCCCACGTACCGAAAGCTTCAGAGAAGATCCAGCCGACAGTAGCGACTCAAGCGCTGTTTTGAACGAAGAATATAGTCCTACGGCGGCGGCGGCGACAGCGGTCGAGATGTCGACGATGGGATGTTTTGGGCAGTTTGTGAAAATGGAAGAGCATGAAGATCTTTTTAGTGGAGAGGAAGCTTGCAAGTTGTTTGCGGATAATGAGCAGTGGTTTTGCTCTGGTCAGTGGAGTTCCTAA
- the LOC125588915 gene encoding uncharacterized protein LOC125588915: MDCIKHKHQGHRGVCASCLRERLYLLPDTTSYYTINLSSNSSTTTVSSPPVKEYHRRSGSMTMSFAVREAFSGKLMEALGGGLKKSRSMAHVPKGSFIVSDSVKKRTTTTEKLKSTKAKVSGFWRKLFHLKGRGGGADVGGLVASRQRV, translated from the coding sequence ATGGACTGCATAAAACACAAGCACCAAGGTCACAGAGGAGTATGCGCATCTTGCTTAAGAGAAAGACTCTACTTACTACCCGACACGACGTCGTACTACACCATAAACCTATCTAGTAACTCCTCGACCACCACCGTTTCGTCTCCTCCGGTTAAGGAATACCACCGACGGTCCGGTTCGATGACGATGTCGTTCGCTGTGAGGGAAGCGTTTAGTGGTAAGCTGATGGAGGCTTTGGGTGGAGGGCTGAAGAAAAGCAGATCCATGGCTCATGTTCCCAAAGGTTCTTTTATCGTTAGTGATTCGGTGAAGAAGAGGACGACGACCACGGAGAAGTTGAAATCCACGAAGGCTAAGGTGAGTGGCTTTTGGAGGAAGCTGTTTCATCTGAAAGGGAGAGGCGGTGGCGCCGACGTCGGAGGGTTGGTTGCTTCACGGCAAAGAGTGTAG